The Rickettsiales bacterium genomic interval GATGCAGACCTTATCACCTAGAGCAGAAATCAATGACTTAATCGCGCAAGGTGGTGCACCCTTTAAAATTCACAATGCAAAAGCAGTTTTAGATCGTCAACTTTTAGACGGCGCTGACAAAAACTTTATCCGACTTGAAATAACCGAGGCGGATTTAAGAAAAGAAGTCATCACAGGAATGATGAGGGACTACACATACCCGCAACCATTCAAGAAGTATATAGATTATCAAATTACAATTCAAAACCCTCTTTCAGAAGAAGGTCCAAAAAACGAATAATTTATCTAAAAGCTAAAAATCAAAAAAGTTCCCCTTGCACCTGTTGGTGTGAGGGGTTTCTTTTTTGGGGGACAATTTAATCGTCCCCACCCTCATCTTCGTCATCATCTGCATCGGTATAGGGCACAGGGCCGTAATGCATGCGGTACTCGCGTTGTAGTGGGGTTCCGGCGAGTTTGTCTACCGCTTCACGGCAAAGCAGGAAGGTGTCTAGCGGCATTTCTTTTTTGGAAAAATGATGCACACGATCCGGGAACAGATCATCCATAATGAGCGTCTGCCATTCTTTGCCATCATAAACACGCGCTTTAATATAGCCGCTACCGCCAATATGATCATAGCCGGGCTCTTCTTCGGTACGCCCGATCGTACAATTAAACATGAAGAATTGCAGATCACCCGATTCTAATTTTTCGAGCGTATATTCTTCCCAATATTTCAAACCCGCGCGGCCTGTCATAATAATCTGCGGCCACGGATTTGGTTTACTTTTATAACGTTTTTTACGCCTCTGCCCCATGATGTACCTTTCCTGCCTGAACCCACCACGTCGGATGAGCTGCACGCATTTTTGCTTCCGCCACTTGCGCTTCTACGAGGCTTGGATAAAGCGCGAAACAAGTGGCCCCACTCCCGCTCATACGCGCAGTAATTGCTTCATATGTTTGTTCTAATTCATCAATCATTTCCGGAATTTCCGGCACCATATTCTCTGCCACCATCTGTAGATCATTTTTGGTCGTTTTAATAAGCGACATCCACCCGGCTTGTGACTTGGGGGCGCTCATCATGGCAGGCGTGGTAAATTGCTCATTACGTTCATACACTTCGCGCGTAGCAAGCGGCTCTAGTGGATTCACCAATAACACCCCAAAGTCGGGCATTTTCGGCCAAGGTAGAATTTCATCGCCAATCCCTTCCGCAAAGAGCGGCTGAGAAAGATAACAGGCCGGGATATCAGCGCCGAGTGCCGTGAGCTCGCTTGAGTAAGGTTCATCAGAAAAGTCTATTCCCGTTTCGCGCGAAATAACACGCAAGACCGCGCCCACATTCGCAGAGCCACCGCCCAAGCCCGCCGCAATAGGCAGTCGTTTTTGCAAGTGAATACTGTAATAAGGAATCGCATGGTTTTCGCGTAATTTGCTCAGAACCTGAAGGATTAAATTATGCTGAGGTTCTGGTGGTAGGCCATGCGCAAAGGGGCCGCTGATTTCTAATTCATCTGCTTTGGTTAACAGACGTTTAGACACAACTAAACGATCTCCAACCGACGGAAAGAAACAAACTGTTTGCAAAGTATGATAGCCTTCATGCCTGCCTGTCACATGCAAAAAAAGGTTCACTTTCGCGGGAGCAAAAACATCTGCCATAATAGAATATCGTAGAGCTTATTTAGAGAGTGGATGCAAGCATTGAAGCTAAAACAGTCTTAATCAGCTGTTATTTCATTTTTATATTTTGCTTTCATATCCTCAAGCATTGCATCGGTAATCTCACCCACGATCATTTCGAGCACTTTTCCATAATCAAAAAGATTGAAATCACTCTGCGGGTTCTTCAAATGTTTTTGAAAAACATCCATTTTTTTAGGGTTCACGTCAATCGCAACCAAGCGAGCGGGCTGCTCTTGGGTTGCCTCCAACCGCATCACATAAATAAGAGGATCCTGCCGTAATTTACTCGCGAAGCTCATGACTTATTAATGGCTTATCGACACACGTGATTCAAAACTACGATTTCTGACCGGATCCGTAAGCGCTTCAACCGATCCGATAGTATGCCCTTGGACTTGCGTAAGATCTTCTAACAAGGCCTTTGGTAAACCTTCTTGCTGCGACGAATAGACGCGGTAAGATTTAAAATACTCATCTTGCGGATGGATTGAAAGCAGTGATTGTTTAGGGGCTAAATTACCTCCCATCACTTCTAACATAACAGAGTCAGACACCCTTCCATTTTGCGCTGCCACCGCCTTCTTGATTTCCTCATACCCTAACCCAGGCGAATATTCTCTTGTGGTCGTCGTAATAGAGGCAGTCATACCGTTAAACGGCTCATATGCGTATGTCGGAGAATTTTGTGTGAATGCGCCAGCCTTAAATGCACTGTGCGCCTGAGTCTTGCCATTAAAAATAGTGCCCTCAAACCCATTCCCCTTGCTACCAGATGTTGCGTCAGCAGAGCTTAGGTGCAATCGAGTCAAACCGGTTTGAAATATCTCTTTTCCATCACCCCTTGCAACGCTCCCCGGGAGACATAGCCAGCCGCGAGGTATTTAGGCAAAGCAGCATCATTACTTGTTCTTTCAAAATTAGATAACTTACCTGCTTCGCTCACCCTATAAGGCATCACCTCAGCGCTATCAGGCCCATCTGCGGTTGAGAATCGAACCAGTTCATTCTGCTCGTTCGTATAGTAATAATATTTATTCTCTGGTTTGATATCACGCATTTTATGCTCCAATCGCTTACTCGACTTTTTTCTCTTCTTCAGACTGGATCGCCGCGCGCTGTTGATCTTTTTCTTCTGCCAGAAACTCCGCTTGCATCACATCTGATTTTGGCACATCTGCGGCGGGCAACCCAGAAGCAACTTTACCTTCTAGGCCCTCAATTTGCCCAGGCTCGCTAGGACCAAAGGTCAGGGCGCGTTCCCACTGATAGCGCGCTTGGATCTTATACCCCATACGCCAGTAGACATCGCCGAGATGTTCGTTCACCGTTGCATCGCGTGGGTTTAAATTCACCGCACGCTCCAAATAACTGAGAGATTTTTCATATTCACCGAGGCGATAAAACGCCCAGCCCATACTATCGATAATATGCGCATCACGTGGACGCGCGCGCACGGCTTTTTGAATCATCGCTTTCGCTTGGCTCAGCTGACGGTTTTGAATCAACCAACTATAACCGAGATAATTGAGCACTTCGGGTTGATCGGGCTGCAAACGCAGCGCCTCTAAGAAGTCCTCTTCCGCTTTCTGCCAGTCGCCTGCTCGCTCATGTGCAATCGCACGTGAATAGAATGCCGGCCAGTGTTCCGCTTTTTTCTCCTGCAACGTATCAATTGCCGCCGTATAAGCTTCAATCGCCTCATTGTATTTCTTCTCGTTGCGTAGCACATCACCTTTCGCTAGCCAGATACTTAGCGACTCTGGATGATGTTTTAGCAATTTCTCAATTTGAGTAAGAGCCGCAGGAATATTCTGCACTTCTTGCTGTAAATAAGCCAATTGCAATGATGCCATCAGGCCATAGGCGCTATCTTCCTGCAATGCATTATACGCATTAATCGCAGTGATTGTTTCACCTTGCTGTTCCGCAATTTGCGCTTGTATGAAATTCACCGATGCAAAGTTAGGCCGCAGATAATAGGCTAAATGTAGCGGCACCTTCGCCGGATCGAGCGCATCAACGGAAACGAGTAAACTCGCAATACTGTAAAACACCTCCGCCGCCCCTTCGACTGGCGTTAAGACCGGAACAATCGGTGCATCCGCAGAGAGCTGCAATCCAGCTTTCCCTTCGTAACGCTTCATCAATTGCGCGCGCTGCTTATCATTACCAATACGCTTATAGTGCTCCGCTAACGTCAGCACGATATGATGCGGCAAGTAAGGCATTTTCGCTAATTCATCAAAATAGGGCGCGCGGTCATTGCCCATCGACTCGAATAAAACCGCGAGTTGGTATTTCACCAATAACTCGAATTCGCCGCCTTGCTGCATCAATGCAGTCAGTTCTTCAATCGGCACCGGCTTATTTTGCGCATGTAATGCCCATGATTTCAGCAAGGCGAGAACCAATTGGCCGAAGCCTTTTTCGGGCGCCTGGTTCAGTAAATTTTCGGCTGCAGCAAAATTGCCTTTTTTCATCGCGACGACTGCCTGAAGCAACTTCGGCGAGAGAATCACATTATCAGCACCCTGCTTCACCTTGGAGGCGAAATGCTCAGCTAGATCAATATCACCAGCACTAAGCGCCAAACCATAAGCATCTAAGCAAAGGTCATCATTGCTGCTGCCAAGGCCAATCGCTTTATTCAAATAACCTAAAGCTTGCTTCGAATTTCCGATTTGACGCGCGACACTCGCAGACAAATATTGCCCCGTAACGGTCGTATAACTCCCCGCAAAAGGAGACTTTTGAACCGTCTGCAGAGGACCATCCAGACTGGTCGCAGCCTGTGGATTCATGAAACTAGCACCACCGCATGCGCATAGCATTGCTATCGCGCTAACCGAAACGAAACGTTTTTTAAACCCTACCACTGAATTCCTCATGTATCTGCCTTCCAAGCTTATCTAAATATAGCTTGCACAACACTAAGATTTCATTAAGATGGCGGCGATTTTGATAAATAATTTTATGATGCGAGAATATTACCATGGGAACTAAAAATAACCCCGAAAACCGTGGCCTAGTAACAGAGCTACGCACTTATGACGGCAAAAAAGTAAAGCCAATTTTGTACATTAACGGCAACCGCCGCTTCATGGCAGGCGTTTACGAAGATAATGGCGACCTCGTAACTGAGAAAGCCTCTGGCGATCCTATCCCTTACGGTAGCATGGCTGTCGGCGCATAATTCGCGCCCGAATAAAATGAAAAAGGCTGCCGCAAGGCGGCCTTTTTTGTGCCTCGCATC includes:
- a CDS encoding tetratricopeptide repeat protein is translated as MNPQAATSLDGPLQTVQKSPFAGSYTTVTGQYLSASVARQIGNSKQALGYLNKAIGLGSSNDDLCLDAYGLALSAGDIDLAEHFASKVKQGADNVILSPKLLQAVVAMKKGNFAAAENLLNQAPEKGFGQLVLALLKSWALHAQNKPVPIEELTALMQQGGEFELLVKYQLAVLFESMGNDRAPYFDELAKMPYLPHHIVLTLAEHYKRIGNDKQRAQLMKRYEGKAGLQLSADAPIVPVLTPVEGAAEVFYSIASLLVSVDALDPAKVPLHLAYYLRPNFASVNFIQAQIAEQQGETITAINAYNALQEDSAYGLMASLQLAYLQQEVQNIPAALTQIEKLLKHHPESLSIWLAKGDVLRNEKKYNEAIEAYTAAIDTLQEKKAEHWPAFYSRAIAHERAGDWQKAEEDFLEALRLQPDQPEVLNYLGYSWLIQNRQLSQAKAMIQKAVRARPRDAHIIDSMGWAFYRLGEYEKSLSYLERAVNLNPRDATVNEHLGDVYWRMGYKIQARYQWERALTFGPSEPGQIEGLEGKVASGLPAADVPKSDVMQAEFLAEEKDQQRAAIQSEEEKKVE
- a CDS encoding 4-(cytidine 5'-diphospho)-2-C-methyl-D-erythritol kinase: MADVFAPAKVNLFLHVTGRHEGYHTLQTVCFFPSVGDRLVVSKRLLTKADELEISGPFAHGLPPEPQHNLILQVLSKLRENHAIPYYSIHLQKRLPIAAGLGGGSANVGAVLRVISRETGIDFSDEPYSSELTALGADIPACYLSQPLFAEGIGDEILPWPKMPDFGVLLVNPLEPLATREVYERNEQFTTPAMMSAPKSQAGWMSLIKTTKNDLQMVAENMVPEIPEMIDELEQTYEAITARMSGSGATCFALYPSLVEAQVAEAKMRAAHPTWWVQAGKVHHGAEA